From the genome of Maridesulfovibrio ferrireducens, one region includes:
- a CDS encoding acetate--CoA ligase family protein has protein sequence MDSLFTPSSIAVVGASAVSGKIGNTILTNLQNAGYKGELCPVNPRGGTICGLKAFKSASEIGHPVDLAVIAVPRDSVLGVLKDLIETGVRSVAVISAGFSEVGREGWLLEKQITELAEKNGISLLGPNCLGLINSSGGVNASFATGNPLPGTTAFFSQSGALCVAILDWALEAGVGFSKFVSLGNKAVINEVSIIEYLGNDPETKVILGYVENIADGRNFMEQAVKVSMKKPIIMMKAGITAAGARAASSHTGAIAGSDQACDAAFRQSGIIRVDRLEELFNLAKAFSCQELPFGPNLGIVTNAGGPGILAADACGEYGLRMPSFSSSTIAELQPMLPGYASIYNPVDLLRGADADRYRKAIKVVGHDPVINSVLVIIAPSENMNLKEVAETVATCASEICKPVFCCLMGRKNSEEARSVFAAAGVPVYDFPKQAVRAMDSMYRYAVWKGRASRTFEIPDRDYEAAREVVDSALSSGRSELVEFQARDIVTAYGLPTPESDLARSGDEAALLAERLGFPVVLKIASPDISHKSDVNGVWLNLKTAEEVRNAFWQITAQAQRLKPNAYIAGCLVQQMASKDAREVIIGFRRDDQFGPLLMFGLGGVYVEILKDISFRLAPLSVEDAGDMVREIRSYMLLKGVRGSEPADFDAITDVLIRMSCLADDFPEIYEAEFNPVLVSSDEALVADARMTIVELPSAGEKSDLIIDEDLSKEA, from the coding sequence TTGGATAGTCTTTTTACTCCATCATCAATTGCCGTTGTAGGCGCTTCGGCTGTTTCCGGTAAAATCGGGAATACGATTCTTACGAATCTTCAAAATGCCGGATACAAGGGAGAGCTGTGTCCGGTGAACCCCCGCGGGGGAACAATATGCGGCCTGAAAGCTTTTAAGAGTGCTTCTGAAATAGGTCATCCTGTGGACTTAGCTGTTATAGCTGTTCCGCGAGACTCTGTACTCGGAGTTTTAAAGGACTTGATTGAAACAGGAGTTCGTTCGGTTGCAGTTATTTCTGCCGGTTTCAGTGAAGTAGGCCGGGAAGGATGGCTGCTTGAAAAACAAATTACGGAATTGGCTGAAAAGAACGGAATTTCTCTGCTTGGCCCCAATTGTCTGGGGCTTATTAATTCATCAGGAGGGGTAAACGCTTCCTTTGCCACCGGCAATCCTTTGCCCGGAACAACCGCATTTTTTTCGCAGTCCGGCGCATTATGCGTAGCTATTCTTGATTGGGCGCTGGAGGCTGGAGTCGGGTTTTCCAAGTTTGTAAGTCTTGGCAACAAGGCTGTTATAAATGAAGTCTCAATTATTGAATATCTGGGGAATGACCCGGAAACTAAAGTAATTCTGGGGTACGTGGAAAATATTGCTGACGGGCGTAACTTTATGGAGCAGGCCGTCAAGGTTTCTATGAAGAAGCCTATTATTATGATGAAGGCCGGGATAACTGCCGCCGGAGCAAGAGCCGCTTCATCTCATACAGGAGCCATTGCCGGATCTGATCAGGCTTGCGACGCGGCGTTTCGTCAGTCCGGGATTATCAGAGTTGACAGGCTGGAAGAACTCTTCAATCTGGCTAAAGCCTTTTCCTGTCAGGAGCTGCCTTTCGGTCCTAATTTAGGAATAGTCACAAATGCCGGCGGTCCCGGTATACTTGCGGCTGACGCTTGTGGCGAATATGGTCTGCGTATGCCTTCTTTTTCATCCTCGACCATCGCAGAATTGCAACCCATGCTGCCGGGTTATGCTTCAATTTATAACCCTGTCGATTTATTGCGGGGAGCTGATGCGGACCGTTATCGCAAGGCCATAAAAGTTGTCGGTCATGATCCGGTTATTAACAGTGTTCTGGTAATTATTGCCCCGTCAGAGAATATGAATCTCAAAGAAGTTGCTGAAACAGTTGCAACTTGTGCTTCTGAAATCTGCAAACCTGTTTTTTGCTGTCTTATGGGGCGCAAAAACAGTGAAGAAGCCAGAAGTGTTTTTGCTGCAGCCGGGGTTCCGGTTTATGATTTTCCGAAGCAGGCGGTCAGGGCTATGGACAGCATGTACCGATATGCCGTCTGGAAAGGGCGCGCCTCAAGAACCTTTGAAATTCCTGACCGGGACTATGAAGCTGCACGCGAGGTTGTTGATTCTGCGTTAAGTTCCGGACGTTCAGAACTTGTGGAATTTCAGGCCCGGGATATTGTTACTGCATATGGTCTGCCCACTCCTGAATCTGATTTGGCCCGTTCCGGTGATGAGGCTGCTCTTTTGGCTGAAAGACTAGGTTTTCCTGTAGTTCTTAAGATTGCTTCACCGGATATTTCGCATAAGTCGGATGTAAACGGAGTTTGGCTGAATCTTAAAACTGCGGAAGAAGTCCGTAATGCTTTCTGGCAGATAACGGCACAGGCGCAGCGGCTAAAACCCAATGCGTATATTGCTGGGTGTCTGGTTCAACAGATGGCATCAAAAGACGCACGGGAAGTTATTATCGGCTTTCGCAGGGATGACCAGTTCGGACCTTTATTGATGTTCGGACTTGGTGGCGTTTATGTTGAGATTTTAAAAGATATTTCGTTTCGTCTCGCACCTCTTTCGGTTGAAGATGCCGGAGATATGGTGCGCGAAATTCGTTCATATATGTTGTTGAAAGGAGTCAGAGGGAGCGAGCCTGCTGATTTCGATGCAATAACTGATGTTTTGATCAGAATGTCTTGTCTGGCTGATGATTTTCCTGAGATATATGAAGCTGAATTTAATCCTGTGCTTGTAAGCTCGGACGAAGCGCTGGTCGCGGACGCCCGCATGACTATCGTCGAGCTTCCGTCAGCCGGGGAAAAATCAGATTTGATCATAGATGAAGACCTTTCAAAGGAGGCATAA
- a CDS encoding phosphotransacetylase family protein, with amino-acid sequence MVGIYIGSTTGYSGKNLLAMSLGLKFRNSGFNVGYMKPVGAVPHMDGNRPGDADAAFIQEVLGLEQDPGKVTPVLVTRDFTIKAFTEDLGDLKPSIVESYEELSQDKDVMIIGGSGSFLSSGNYCGVSGPDVASALGAKTILVDRYSKELKYDYVLRVQKDLGDDFLGVVFNDVPEHYMDELKSLLIPFLEKKGVKVLGVIPRDPLMGAIKVSDLAERLFGKIISAHTKADRVVENFLIGTMQVENFITHFRRHKNSAVIVGGDRADVQLVALEGNCPCLILTGNLYPNDIILTRSEVLEIPVIVVRDDTYSVAKKMEAIQESYKLRDMIKINHGASLVNSELDYDYIFEKLEL; translated from the coding sequence ATGGTAGGTATTTATATAGGTTCTACGACCGGATATTCGGGTAAGAATCTTTTGGCCATGTCTTTAGGATTGAAGTTTCGCAACAGCGGCTTCAATGTCGGCTATATGAAACCTGTGGGAGCTGTTCCGCATATGGATGGAAACAGGCCGGGAGATGCCGATGCAGCTTTTATTCAGGAAGTGCTGGGCCTTGAGCAGGACCCCGGAAAAGTTACCCCTGTACTGGTCACCAGAGATTTTACGATAAAAGCTTTTACCGAAGATCTTGGAGATTTGAAGCCGTCAATTGTAGAATCATATGAAGAGCTGAGTCAGGACAAAGATGTCATGATTATCGGCGGGTCAGGAAGTTTTTTAAGTTCTGGAAATTATTGCGGAGTCAGCGGTCCGGATGTGGCAAGTGCGCTCGGGGCCAAGACCATTCTTGTTGACCGGTATTCAAAAGAACTGAAGTATGATTATGTGCTCCGTGTTCAGAAGGACCTCGGAGATGATTTCCTCGGAGTTGTCTTTAATGATGTGCCTGAACACTATATGGATGAACTTAAATCTCTGCTCATTCCTTTTCTTGAAAAGAAAGGTGTTAAAGTTCTGGGCGTGATTCCTCGCGATCCTCTTATGGGAGCGATTAAAGTAAGCGACCTTGCGGAGCGTTTGTTCGGAAAAATTATTTCTGCCCATACTAAGGCGGACAGGGTTGTTGAAAATTTCCTGATCGGTACTATGCAGGTTGAAAATTTTATTACTCACTTCAGGCGGCATAAAAATTCTGCAGTAATTGTCGGTGGAGACAGGGCAGACGTTCAACTTGTCGCACTGGAAGGAAATTGTCCTTGTCTTATTCTTACAGGGAATCTTTATCCTAATGATATTATATTGACCCGTTCTGAGGTGCTTGAGATTCCTGTTATTGTTGTTCGGGATGATACCTATTCTGTGGCAAAGAAAATGGAAGCAATTCAGGAAAGCTACAAACTCAGAGACATGATTAAGATTAATCATGGAGCCAGTTTGGTTAATTCAGAGCTTGATTATGACTATATTTTTGAGAAATTGGAACTCTAA
- a CDS encoding Hpt domain-containing protein: MMSSEVFNEVAFFNHLGGDRDLGAEILEVYLIDAPDRLSSLSKAVENNEQNLVIKYSHALKGISATIRAEKIARISEIIELAARQGDFEKVRDCFPDIVNELEKTLKLLKEYLSVHKN, encoded by the coding sequence ATGATGTCGAGTGAAGTTTTTAATGAGGTTGCGTTTTTTAATCATCTTGGTGGTGATAGAGATTTGGGCGCTGAAATACTTGAAGTTTATTTGATTGATGCTCCAGACCGACTCAGTTCTCTTTCAAAGGCCGTTGAGAATAACGAACAAAATCTTGTGATTAAATATTCTCATGCTCTTAAAGGAATATCTGCAACAATACGTGCTGAAAAAATTGCCCGCATTTCTGAGATAATTGAATTGGCAGCAAGACAAGGCGACTTTGAGAAAGTGAGAGATTGCTTTCCGGATATTGTAAATGAGTTGGAAAAAACTTTAAAATTGCTGAAAGAATATTTGAGCGTACACAAAAACTGA
- a CDS encoding glycosyltransferase: MKKLFLINCRKPMIDAFKAAGHDVRYIFTAERDVDVSCELEKIKFHPDILLQQESLGSRVFLHGLASVNCVRLFWSVDTHMNMHWHGLYGSMFDGVLTTQKKYVSQLEKVCTSKICWVPWMGGRLGPETGTETGLIPYTKREHELTFVGRVSPQRPSRKWFVDFLKTNYNLNMVDGLNYSQMMSLYKQTRIVPNEALFGEVNFRLFEGCSCGCAVVTPFVGDELEELFEDGKEIAVYNDVLELKDILDRLKDNPKLVASMGLAAYERVLRDHMPANRVAKILDFAQEILPRSIHESEAYFYYYQALAVLGETGGGTVSWDNVIEGLKRSFSGIQRDAALLRIFAKGRMVKEFMDTAKLYLNSETGHDDCYFNMSASVGSNKIGNWDLAKYFWYRYCAKVRPGKEEKPLGIVHLLMLWGQELSRVGTDIRSGVLFNEDKDLPACAADCYLVALHLDPENLEVYRSLESLLSGIAGAESMRLGFLSHLSLHHPDDWRISAELGIVNLKVFRLNEGLAELKNSKKKAMVAGCERFWSRKIEKEVNINFEIVGS, from the coding sequence ATGAAGAAATTGTTTTTAATCAATTGTCGCAAGCCGATGATCGACGCGTTTAAAGCCGCGGGGCATGACGTTCGTTATATTTTTACTGCTGAACGTGATGTAGATGTTTCCTGTGAGCTGGAGAAGATCAAGTTTCATCCTGATATTCTTTTGCAGCAGGAGTCACTTGGCAGCAGAGTTTTTTTACACGGTTTAGCTTCAGTTAACTGCGTACGCTTGTTCTGGTCAGTTGATACTCATATGAATATGCACTGGCATGGTTTGTATGGATCAATGTTCGATGGCGTGCTGACCACTCAGAAGAAATATGTTTCACAGCTTGAGAAAGTCTGCACCTCGAAAATCTGTTGGGTTCCGTGGATGGGGGGGCGCCTTGGGCCGGAGACGGGTACTGAGACTGGGCTTATTCCTTATACTAAGCGTGAGCACGAGCTTACTTTTGTAGGGCGGGTGTCACCGCAACGGCCTTCGCGGAAGTGGTTTGTTGATTTTTTGAAGACCAATTACAATTTGAATATGGTAGATGGTTTGAATTATTCCCAGATGATGTCTCTTTATAAACAGACTCGGATTGTTCCGAATGAGGCTCTTTTCGGAGAAGTTAACTTTAGGTTGTTTGAGGGCTGTTCCTGCGGGTGCGCTGTCGTTACACCGTTTGTGGGTGATGAGTTGGAAGAGCTTTTTGAGGACGGTAAAGAAATTGCGGTTTATAATGATGTTTTAGAACTGAAAGATATACTTGACCGTTTGAAGGATAATCCTAAGTTGGTAGCTTCAATGGGGCTGGCTGCGTATGAACGTGTTTTGCGAGATCATATGCCGGCAAACAGAGTTGCGAAGATTTTAGATTTTGCTCAGGAAATTCTTCCTCGAAGTATTCATGAATCGGAAGCCTATTTTTATTATTATCAGGCGCTGGCAGTTCTTGGAGAAACCGGAGGAGGAACTGTTTCATGGGATAATGTAATCGAAGGTTTAAAGAGATCCTTTTCCGGAATACAGAGAGATGCAGCCTTGCTTCGTATTTTTGCGAAAGGGCGGATGGTGAAAGAGTTTATGGATACCGCTAAGTTATATTTAAACAGTGAAACGGGGCACGACGACTGTTATTTCAACATGTCTGCTTCCGTAGGTAGTAATAAAATTGGAAACTGGGATCTGGCTAAATATTTTTGGTATCGTTATTGTGCAAAGGTCAGGCCTGGTAAAGAAGAGAAGCCATTAGGCATAGTTCATTTGCTTATGCTTTGGGGGCAGGAATTATCTCGAGTCGGAACAGATATAAGATCCGGTGTGCTTTTTAACGAAGATAAAGATTTGCCGGCCTGTGCAGCTGATTGTTATCTTGTAGCGTTACATCTTGATCCTGAGAATCTTGAAGTCTATAGAAGTCTTGAATCATTACTTTCCGGAATCGCCGGGGCAGAGTCTATGCGACTGGGATTTTTGTCTCATTTGTCCCTGCACCATCCTGATGACTGGAGAATCAGCGCAGAACTGGGAATAGTTAATTTGAAGGTTTTTAGGTTAAATGAGGGGCTTGCTGAATTGAAAAATTCGAAAAAGAAAGCGATGGTTGCAGGGTGCGAACGATTTTGGTCCCGTAAAATTGAAAAAGAAGTTAATATAAATTTTGAAATAGTTGGTTCTTGA
- the tmcC gene encoding TmcC family electron transfer complex membrane anchor subunit has protein sequence MNTLYAFVVGPLAWIAWGVFIFGSLYKMVSMYQLAKKKDASSLHYMSFKYGMRSILHWLNPVGTLGWQSSPYTAMVTFVFHICLVIVPLFLLGHVVLWDQFFGITWPTLPDTVADIMSIVFVACCIYFGLRRFLQPDVRFLTTGKDWVALAIPSLTFLFGVLAYHQIGNDKVMLVLHILCGEIMLISIPFSRLSHMLFGFFTRAYMGSEFGGVRRTKDW, from the coding sequence ATGAACACTCTTTATGCATTCGTTGTAGGCCCTCTGGCGTGGATCGCCTGGGGCGTGTTTATTTTTGGTTCCTTATACAAGATGGTTTCAATGTACCAGCTTGCTAAAAAAAAGGACGCTTCGTCCTTGCATTACATGAGCTTTAAGTATGGAATGCGTTCAATTCTGCACTGGCTCAATCCTGTAGGAACCCTCGGTTGGCAGAGCAGTCCTTATACTGCGATGGTAACTTTTGTTTTTCACATCTGTCTTGTTATTGTTCCTTTGTTCCTTCTGGGACACGTGGTTCTCTGGGATCAGTTTTTCGGCATCACCTGGCCGACTCTCCCGGACACTGTTGCCGACATCATGTCCATCGTATTCGTAGCTTGCTGCATTTATTTTGGACTGCGCCGCTTTTTGCAGCCTGATGTTCGTTTTCTTACCACCGGTAAAGATTGGGTAGCTCTGGCTATTCCTTCTTTAACTTTCCTTTTCGGTGTTCTGGCATACCACCAGATCGGAAACGATAAGGTAATGCTTGTACTGCATATCCTCTGTGGAGAAATCATGCTTATCAGCATTCCTTTCTCCCGTCTCAGCCATATGTTGTTCGGCTTTTTCACTAGAGCCTACATGGGGTCTGAGTTCGGTGGCGTTCGCCGTACAAAGGATTGGTAA
- the tmcD gene encoding electron transfer complex subunit TmcD — MPNASTWDWNPGRREVQDVSSWSSKFERVEEFYASSDGEKVGAVVKTGEGEFTACVNGQAWEDRYERVFYLKFSPDGRLTGITQQDGEWTLAVDGVSWPETYGYIWRTMFGSNGSINCAVQQDGEYGMGTDGVLWENLFANGNNFTISGDGTKTAAVVQVTPISQADIETFDKGIYTVAVNGEAWDSVFMNCYSPVFDAKSERVACEVRRTLYDYTIAVDGKIWQREFQCVWDPCFNPVTGAIAAPVRLGGKWGMAQDGEVIWPTEFAQCWHQQFSADGNKLWAIVATSLGKFTVAKDGTPWNMTVPVVLDLAVSPDGNRAAALGKTDYVYTVMCDDKAWNDSYDMAWKPVFSPDSTKVAAKVEKKGRFTVVLDGKPYGQDFEQCWEPVFSPCSTKVLIRAVDGGKFVRIVADVSDF, encoded by the coding sequence ATGCCTAATGCGTCCACGTGGGATTGGAATCCCGGTAGGCGAGAGGTCCAAGACGTTAGTTCTTGGTCCAGTAAATTTGAGAGAGTGGAAGAATTCTATGCCAGTTCCGACGGTGAAAAGGTCGGAGCAGTCGTAAAGACAGGCGAAGGAGAATTTACTGCTTGCGTTAACGGTCAAGCCTGGGAAGATAGATACGAAAGGGTTTTTTACCTTAAATTTTCTCCAGACGGTAGATTGACTGGTATTACTCAGCAGGATGGTGAATGGACTTTAGCTGTTGACGGCGTGAGTTGGCCTGAAACGTACGGCTATATCTGGAGAACTATGTTTGGTTCCAACGGTTCCATCAACTGTGCTGTTCAGCAGGACGGGGAATATGGAATGGGAACTGATGGTGTTCTCTGGGAAAATTTATTTGCTAATGGTAACAATTTTACAATTAGTGGCGACGGCACGAAGACTGCCGCTGTCGTTCAGGTGACACCTATTTCTCAGGCTGATATTGAGACCTTCGATAAGGGTATCTATACAGTTGCTGTGAACGGTGAAGCTTGGGACAGTGTCTTCATGAACTGCTATTCTCCTGTGTTTGACGCAAAAAGTGAAAGAGTCGCCTGTGAAGTCAGAAGGACTCTTTACGATTACACTATCGCTGTTGACGGAAAAATCTGGCAACGTGAATTCCAGTGTGTATGGGACCCTTGCTTCAACCCTGTAACTGGTGCAATCGCAGCTCCTGTCCGTCTTGGCGGAAAATGGGGAATGGCTCAGGATGGAGAAGTTATCTGGCCGACTGAGTTTGCTCAGTGTTGGCATCAGCAGTTCAGCGCTGACGGCAATAAGCTTTGGGCTATCGTTGCTACCAGCTTAGGTAAGTTTACTGTTGCCAAGGATGGAACTCCTTGGAATATGACTGTGCCTGTTGTTCTTGATCTGGCTGTAAGTCCTGATGGAAATCGCGCAGCAGCTCTCGGAAAGACTGACTATGTTTACACAGTAATGTGTGACGACAAGGCTTGGAACGACTCTTATGATATGGCTTGGAAGCCTGTTTTCAGTCCTGACAGTACTAAAGTTGCTGCCAAGGTTGAAAAGAAGGGCCGCTTTACAGTCGTTCTTGATGGTAAGCCTTATGGGCAGGATTTTGAACAATGCTGGGAGCCTGTTTTCAGTCCTTGTTCCACCAAGGTTCTTATCCGCGCAGTTGATGGCGGAAAGTTTGTCCGCATTGTAGCTGATGTGAGCGATTTTTAA
- the tmcA gene encoding acidic tetraheme cytochrome c3 TmcA, which produces MLKRVLTIAAVVACVFLYMVPAFCQDDITFLLDPAFVHPERPAAVFAHDGHNEKAGIEDCATCHHVWADGKIVEDESSEDQKCSSCHQVKPEAGKTGLRNGYHKLCSNCHIEKDKGPVTCAGCHPDGGAAPAGH; this is translated from the coding sequence ATGTTAAAAAGAGTATTAACTATCGCGGCAGTTGTCGCCTGTGTCTTTCTCTATATGGTTCCCGCATTCTGTCAGGATGATATAACATTCCTGCTGGATCCGGCTTTTGTTCATCCCGAAAGACCTGCTGCTGTGTTCGCTCATGATGGGCACAACGAAAAGGCCGGTATCGAAGATTGCGCAACTTGTCATCATGTATGGGCAGACGGAAAGATTGTTGAAGACGAAAGTTCCGAAGACCAGAAATGTTCATCCTGCCATCAGGTTAAACCTGAAGCGGGAAAAACAGGACTTCGTAATGGTTATCACAAACTTTGCTCAAACTGTCATATTGAGAAAGATAAAGGACCTGTAACTTGCGCCGGATGTCATCCAGACGGCGGAGCTGCTCCTGCCGGACATTAG
- the tmcB gene encoding electron transfer complex ferredoxin TmcB, with the protein MTFDRKIADAGLERGVSRLTPQRIEETLRQVLEGETGAKLKVYAETCMRCGLCSEACHYYMSHDKDPSYSPAGKVHMTLGEILRKDCKVSPEFVYQMAQIAYTECNLCRRCVHYCPIGIDTGYIMSTVRRMCHKLGVTPQYLQDTANSHSATMNQMWLKDDEWMDTLQWQEDEARDEMPDLRIPLDKEGAEIYYSVIAPEPKFRTQLIYQAAYIMNEAGVDFTMPTEPGWDNSDMCMYSGDFEMMGRLKKRHFESALDLKVKKIVMGECGHAFRSVYDQGNRWDGWEMYPIEVIHSVEFFWELISSGKIKIREKFKEPITIHDPCNIIRGRGLMEQSRNLAHALCENVVEMHPNLEHNYCCTAGGGVINCGPPFKNVRMKGNRVKAEQLKATGVKTILAPCHNCHGGLEDIVHYYELGMDIKFFGDLIYELMEKPEVE; encoded by the coding sequence ATGACTTTTGACAGGAAAATTGCGGATGCCGGGCTCGAACGGGGTGTGTCCCGTCTGACTCCTCAACGCATCGAAGAAACTCTTAGGCAGGTTCTCGAAGGAGAAACCGGCGCCAAGCTAAAGGTGTATGCAGAAACCTGCATGCGTTGCGGTTTGTGCTCTGAAGCCTGCCATTATTATATGTCCCATGACAAAGATCCTTCCTACTCTCCAGCAGGTAAGGTTCACATGACTTTGGGCGAAATATTACGTAAAGATTGTAAGGTCTCTCCTGAGTTTGTTTATCAGATGGCTCAGATTGCCTATACAGAGTGTAATCTCTGTCGTCGTTGTGTCCATTACTGTCCAATAGGAATTGATACTGGTTACATCATGAGCACTGTGCGTCGTATGTGTCACAAGCTCGGTGTAACTCCTCAGTACCTTCAGGATACTGCAAACAGTCATTCCGCCACTATGAACCAGATGTGGCTGAAAGATGATGAGTGGATGGATACCCTGCAATGGCAGGAAGATGAAGCCAGAGACGAAATGCCGGATCTTCGCATTCCTCTTGATAAGGAAGGCGCGGAAATCTATTATTCAGTTATCGCTCCTGAACCTAAGTTCCGTACTCAGTTAATCTATCAGGCTGCATATATTATGAATGAAGCCGGAGTTGATTTCACCATGCCTACCGAACCAGGCTGGGATAACTCCGATATGTGTATGTACTCCGGTGACTTTGAAATGATGGGACGATTGAAGAAACGTCATTTCGAATCAGCTCTTGATCTCAAGGTTAAAAAGATTGTTATGGGTGAGTGCGGTCACGCATTCCGCTCAGTTTATGATCAGGGTAACCGTTGGGACGGATGGGAAATGTATCCCATTGAAGTAATCCATTCCGTGGAATTCTTCTGGGAACTAATCAGTTCCGGTAAAATTAAAATTCGTGAAAAGTTTAAAGAGCCTATCACCATACACGATCCTTGCAATATTATTCGCGGACGTGGTTTGATGGAACAGTCTCGTAATCTTGCTCATGCACTTTGTGAAAACGTAGTGGAAATGCACCCTAACCTTGAGCATAACTATTGTTGTACTGCAGGTGGTGGTGTTATCAACTGTGGTCCTCCATTTAAAAATGTCAGAATGAAAGGTAACAGAGTTAAGGCTGAGCAGTTAAAAGCTACCGGCGTAAAGACTATCCTTGCACCTTGTCATAACTGTCACGGTGGGCTTGAAGATATAGTCCATTACTATGAACTTGGCATGGACATTAAATTCTTCGGCGATCTTATCTATGAACTCATGGAAAAGCCTGAAGTGGAATAG